A window of Syngnathoides biaculeatus isolate LvHL_M chromosome 9, ASM1980259v1, whole genome shotgun sequence contains these coding sequences:
- the sec23b gene encoding protein transport protein Sec23B, with product MATYQEFIQQNEDRDGVRFSWNLWPSSRLEATRLVVPVSCLFTPLKERPDLPPVQYEPVMCGRTNCKAVLNPLCQVDFRAKIWACNFCFQRNPFPPSYAVISEVNQPAELMPQFSTIEYIVQRGPSAPLIFLYVVDTCLEEEDLQALKESLQMSLSLLPPNALVGLITFGRMVQVHELSCELISKSYVFRGTKDLTSKQIQEMLGLTKPSASGQQGRAPAPQDAAAFCRFLQPVHKVDMNLTDLLGELQRDPWPVPQGKRPLRSTGVALSVAVGLLEGTFPNTGARLMLFIGGPPTQGPGMVVGDELKTPIRSWHDIQKDNARHLKKATKYYEALANRSAVNGHSIDIYACALDQTGLLEMKCLSNLTGGHIVMGDSFNTSLFKQTFQRVFNKDYNGDFRMAFGGIMEVKTTRELKVCGAIGPCVSLNSKGSCVSENEMGVGGTSQWKVCSLNPSTTLGIYFEVVNQHNAPVPQGGRGAIQFVTQYQHSKTQRRIRVTTIARNWADAQSQIQHIESSFDQEAAAVLMARLGVFRAESEEGPDVLRWLDRQLIRLCQKFGQFNKDDPTSFKLSESLSLYPQFMFHLRRSPFLQVFNNSPDESSYYRHHFVRQDLTQSLIMIQPILYAYSFYGPPEPVLLDSSSILPDRILLMDTFFQLVIYHGETIAQWRKAGYQEMAEYENFKQLLQAPLDDAQEILQTRFPMPRYVDTEHGGSQARFLLSKVNPSQTHNNLYAWGQETGAPILTDDVSLQVFMDHLKKLAVSSST from the exons ATGGCCACCTACCAGGAATTTATCCAGCAGAATGAGGACAGGGATGGGGTGAGGTTTAGCTGGAACCTATGGCCCTCCAGCCGACTAGAAGCAACCAGACTTGTGGTGCCGGTCTCCTGCCTCTTCACACCACTCAAGGAGAGGCCTGACCTGCCCCCAGTCCAGTATGAGCCAGTCATGTGCGGCCGGACCAACTGCAAGGCAGTGCTAAACCCACTATG TCAAGTTGACTTCCGAGCAAAGATTTGGGCCTGTAATTTCTGTTTCCAGAGAAACCCA TTCCCTCCCTCCTATGCGGTAATTTCAGAAGTGAACCAACCAGCTGAGCTTATGCCCCAGTTTTCTACCATTGAGTATATAGTACAG CGTGGACCTTCAGCTCCACTGATCTTCCTCTATGTAGTAGACACATGCTTGGAGGAAGAGGACCTCCAGGCTCTGAAGGAATCTCTCCAGATGTCCCTTAGTCTTTTGCCTCCCAACGCTTTAGTGGGCCTCATCACTTTTGGACGCATGGTCCAGGTTCATGAGCTCAGTTGTGAGTTGATCTCCAAGAGTTATGTGTTCAGGGGCACCAAGGATCTCACCTCCAAACAGATCCAG gagATGTTGGGTTTAACAAAACCTTCTGCATCAGGACAGCAAGGACGCGCTCCTGCACCTCAAGATGCTGCAGCCTTTTGCAG GTTCCTTCAGCCTGTGCACAAGGTTGATATGAATCTGACCGATTTACTGGGGGAGCTTCAGCGAGACCCCTGGCCCGTTCCCCAGGGTAAAAGGCCACTCCGATCCACTGGTGTTGCGCTGTCCGTTGCTGTTGGTCTACTCGAG GGCACATTCCCCAATACGGGTGCTCGTTTGATGCTGTTCATTGGCGGGCCCCCCACTCAGGGCCCAGGAATGGTGGTGGGAGATGAGCTGAAGACACCCATCCGTTCATGGCATGACATCCAGAAGGATAATGCTCGCCACTTGAAGAAGGCTACAAAG TACTATGAAGCCTTAGCCAACCGATCAGCAGTAAATGGCCACAGTATTGACATCTATGCCTGTGCTTTGGACCAGACTGGGCTACTGGAAATGAAGTGTTTATCTAATCTCACTGG GGGACACATAGTGATGGGAGACTCCTTCAATACCTCATTATTCAAGCAAACCTTCCAGAGAGTTTTCAACAAAGACTATAATGGTGACTTCCGCATGGCCTTTGGAGGCATTATGGAGGTCAAG ACGACACGAGAGCTGAAGGTTTGCGGGGCAATCGGACCTTGCGTATCGCTCAACTCAAAGGGTTCCTGTGTATCAGAGAAC gAGATGGGCGTCGGTGGCACAAGCCAGTGGAAAGTGTGCAGTCTCAACCCTTCCACGACTTTGggcatttattttgaagtcGTCAATCAG cataatgcACCAGTCCCACAGGGTGGCCGAGGAGCAATCCAATTTGTAACCCAGTACCAACACTCCAAAACTCAGAGAAGGATACGTGTCACCACAATTGCAAGGAA TTGGGCAGATGCACAGTCCCAAATTCAGCACATTGAGTCATCATTCGATCAAGAAGCCGCCGCTGTGCTCATGGCTCGTCTGGGAGTATTTCGAGCAGAGTCAGAGGAGGGGCCTGATGTCTTGCGGTGGCTTGACAGACAGCTCATTCGCCTG TGCCAAAAGTTTGGTCAATTCAATAAAGATGATCCTACATCCTTCAAGCTGTCAGAATCTCTGTCTCTTTACCCTCAG TTTATGTTCCACTTGAGGCGGTCGCCCTTCCTGCAAGTGTTCAACAACAGCCCAGATGAGTCCTCCTATTACAGGCACCATTTCGTCAGGCAGGACCTGACACAATCGCTAATCATGATACAGCCCATCCTTTACGCTTACTCCTTTTATGGCCCACCAGAG CCTgtactcctggacagcagcAGCATCCTGCCTGATCGAATCCTGCTGATGGACACCTTCTTTCAGCTCGTTATCTACCATGGGGAG ACCATAGCCCAATGGCGAAAGGCAGGATACCAGGAAATGGCCGAGTATGAAAATTTTAAACAGCTACTACAAGCGCCTCTGGATGACGCGCAGGAAATCCTGCAGACGCGCTTTCCCATGCCACGCTACGTTGATACGGAACATGGAGGTTCTCAGGCCCGCTTTCTCCTCTCGAAGGTCAACCCTTCCCAGACCCACAACAACCTCTATGCCTGGGGAcag GAGACGGGAGCGCCGATCCTTACTGATGACGTCAGCCTCCAGGTCTTCATGGACCACTTGAAAAAACTGGCTGTGTCCAGCTCTACATAG